The Chrysiogenia bacterium genomic interval GGACTACACTGCAGCACGCATGAGCAAACAGCACGAAATTCCGGCCGGTTGTCTCTCCGTGGTAGTGCCCGCCTACAACGAGGGGGCGAGCATTGCCGAAATCCTTCGTTTGGTGGACGGCCGTCCCGAAGTGGGGGAGATCCTTGTTGTGGACGACGGTTCGGCCGACGATACCTGCGCCGTGGTGGAGGGACTGGGCCTCAAGAAACTGCGCCTTGTTCGGCAGGGAGAAAACCGGGGTAAGGGCGCGGCGGTGCGTCGCGGAATGCGCGAGGCACGTTGCGACTACGTCATCATCCAGGACGCGGACCTCGAATACGAGCCCGGCGACTATCCCGCGCTACTGGCGCCGCTGATCGCGGGGAAGGCCGGCGCGGCCTACGGCAACCGCTTTCACGCAGGCCAGCCCGGTCGCATGAGCCCGCTCTACTACCTGGCCAATCGGGTGCTGAGCTTCTACTCGAACCTGCTCACCGGCTACCGGCTCGGCGACATGGAAACCTGCTACAAACTCTTCCCGCGCGAGCTGGCCGGAAAGCTGGAGCTTCACGAGGACCGTTTTGGATTCGAGCCCGAGGTCACCGCCGAGCTGGCGCGGCTGGGCGTCTCCATCGCCCAGGTGCCCGTTGCCTATCACCCGCGGACACGTGAAGAGGGCAAGAAGATCGGCTGGAGAGACGGCGTGCGGGCCTTGCTCGTGATCACGCGCAGTGCCTTCCGGCGCAGCAGCCTTGCCGGTTGAGGCGCAAACCCCGAAAATCGATAAAGATTTCGCCCCCTTGGAGTCCGCCGTCCCGGCGACTATATAGGGACCACTTTGATGGCCCCCGGCGCGTGCAGCGGGGCCCACTCCGGCCCGCGAACGGGCGGCTGCAGGGCCGCCCAATTTCTCTCGCATCCAAGTCGCGGGCCGCACCCAGGTAGTCGTGGACCAGAAATTCATCCGAAATTTTTGCATCATCGCGCACATCGACCACGGAAAATCGACCCTGGCCGACCGGATGCTCGATGTGACCGGCGCGCTCAGCGAGCGCGAGAAGAAGGCCCAGTTCCTCGACAAGATGGATCTCGAGCGCGAGCGCGGGATCACCATCAAGGCCAGCGCTGCGCGCCTGCTCTACAAAGACCCTGCCGACGGGCAGGAATACCAGTTCAATCTGATCGATACCCCCGGACACGTGGACTTCACCTATGAAGTTTCGCGCAGTCTCAAGGCCTGCGAGGGTGCCATTCTCGTCGTGGACGCCGCCCAGGGGGTCGAGGCCCAGACCCTCCAGAATGTCTATATGGCCGTCGACGCCGGGCTCGAAGTGATTCCCGTGCTCAACAAGATCGACCTGCCGGCGGCCGAGCCTGAAAAGGTCAAAGCCGAAATCGAGGAAGTCATCGGCATTGACGCCCACGATGCCATCTGCATCTCGGCCAAGTCGGGGCTCAATGTGCCCGACGTGCTCAAGGCCGTGGTCGATCAGTTGCCGCCGCCCAAGGGTGATCCAGAAAAGCCGCTTCGCGCGCTGATTTTCGACTCGTGGTTTGATTCTTACCTGGGTGTCGTCGCGCTCGTTCGCGTGGTGGACGGGCGTCTCAAGAAGGGCGACCGCATCAAGCTGATGAGCACGGGCCTCAATTTCGAGGTCACGACCATCGGGGCCTACTCGCCGCACCCCATTAAGCTACCGGCGCTCGAAACCGGCGAAGTGGGTTTCATCTCGGCCGCGATCAAGAGCGTTTCCGAGGCGCGCGTGGGCGATACGATCACGACGTGGGAGCGCGGCGCTACCCAGGCGCTCGCCGGGTTCAAGGAACCGGTGCCGACGGTCTATGCCGGTATCTTCCCCATCGACAGCTCCCAGTACGAAGTGCTCAAGGACGCGCTCTCCAAGCTCAAGCTCAATGATGCGGCGCTGGCCTACGAACCCGAGACCTCGACGGCGCTGGGCTTTGGCTTCCGCGTGGGCTTTCTGGGCCTGCTGCACATGGAAATCGTGCAGGAACGCCTTGAGCGCGAGTTCGATCTCGATCTCATCACGACCGCCCCGAACGTGCAGTACCGCGTGACCACGGAAGACGGGGAGGTCTGCGAGATCCATAAGCCTTCCGACCTTCCCGACGGCAAGATCGAGACGATTGAAGAGCCCTACATCCAGGCCAACCTCTACTGCCCTACCGACCAGGTCGGCGCCGTGATCAAGCTCTGCGAGGAACGGCGTGGCCAGCAGAAGGAACTCAAATACCTGAGCCCGACGCGCACGGTGGTGGTCTACGAGCTGCCCTTCGCCGAGGTGGTTCTGGATTTCCATGATAAACTCAAGAGCGTCACGCGCGGCTTTGCCAGCTTCGACTACACGCCGCTGGGATACCGGGCCTCGAACCTCGTGCGGCTCAATATCCTGGTCAACGGCGAGCCGGTCGACGCGCTCTCGCTGATCGTCCATCGCGACAAGGCCTACTACAAGGGCCGCGAGCTGGCGGCGAAGATGAAGGAAATCATCCACCGTCAGATGTTCGATGTGGCGGTGCAGGCGGCGATCGGCACGCGGGTCATTGCCCGCGAGACGGTCAAGGCCTATCGCAAGAACGTGACGGCCAAGTGTTATGGCGGCGACATTACGCGAAAGCGCAAGTTGCTCGAGAAACAAAAAGAGGGGAAGAAGCGCATGAAACAGGTGGGCAATGTGGAGATCCCGCAGGAAGCCTTCCTTGCCGTGCTGAAGGTTGATTGATGAGCGATTCCAGCGATTCCGAGACACTGATATCTGCCGATGTTTCCTTTTCCACGCTTCGCCGAAATGCCAAGCAGGCGATTCGGGAAGTGCGCTGGGTCCTCAAGAAACACGGTGAGGCCCTTCAGCCGCGGCTTCGGGAAAAACTCGAAGAGTATGAAGAGCGCCTGGTCGCGGGAATCGACTCGAAAGACGTGGAAGTGCTCGGCGCCGCCTACCTCGAAGCGGCCGATTGTCTTGAAAACGAAGCCCAGCCCTTCCGCAAGTCCGCTGTTCGCGACTACCTCGAAGTTATCGTTTTGGCACTGCTGCTGGCACTGACCAGCCGCACCTTCATCATTCAGGCGTTCAAGATCCCTTCCGAGAGCATGGTGCCCACGCTTCTGGTGGGCGACTACCTGCTCGTCTCGAAGCTCAGCTACGGTCTGCACAAACCGGGCGGCGGATGGCTGATGACCTGGGATGAGCCCGAGCGCGGCGACGTGGTGGTCTTTATCACGCCACAGGACAAGGACCTGCCGCTCCTTCAACAGCGTGATTTCATCAAGCGCGTGATCGCCGTGGGCGGTGAGAGCGTCGCCTATCGCAACCGTACGATCTACATCAACGGCGAGCCGATTGAGGACCCCTGGGGTCACTTCGACACGAGCCCGCTGTTCGACCGTCCCGACTTCGGCCCTGTGACCGTGCCTGAGGGACACTTCTTTATGATGGGTGACAACCGCAACAATTCCGAGGACTCGCGTGTCTGGGGCTTTGCGCCCATGGACTTGGTCGTCGGAAAGGCGGAGGTCATCTACTACTCCCACGACAATTCGCTCTTTAACATTCGCTGGGACCGGGTGGCGACGGGAATCGAGTAACCCGCGCCCGAACCGATGAAGAATTCCAACGACGAGGACCTCAAGTGGATGCGCGCAGCGCTGCGACAAGCGGCCGCTGCCGAGCGCCGCGAGGAAGTGCCCGTGGGCAGCGTTGTTGTGCTGAACGGGGAGATCATTGGGCGCGGCTACAACCTGCGAGAGACGAGTCACGATCCGACTTCCCATGCCGAGATCCGAGCCATCCGTCAGGCCACCCGCAGGCTTGGTGACTGGCGCCTGGACGGGGCAACGATCTACATCACGCTTGAGCCCTGCCTGATGTGCATGGGGGCGATCAAGAACGCGCGTATCTCTCGGCTGGTGTTCGGGGCGAGCGACCCCAAGCAGGGGGCTTCAAAGCTCGCAACGCGCGCGCGCGCGGCCAAAGACGGCAACGATAAACCGCTTGAGGTTTGTGGCGGGGTGCTGGCCGATGAAGCTTCAGTCCAACTGAAGAATTTTTTCCGCCATCGCCGTTCGAAGGCGCGGCGTTCATAAGAGCGAGAAGTGATCGCGACCCACCGCTGGGCCGCCTCAGGTCATATCTGACAGTTGCTCCGCCTGTTTTGATGTCCTAGCATTATTTCTATCGGGCGCATTGCACATCGATCGTGCGGGAACTGGCAGAACACAGGAAACGCGCGGCTCGATACATGATTATCAACAAACAATTCATCTCCCTTCTGCTTTCGCGGCTTCCGGTCGTTTTTTTTGAAATCAATTCAAACGGGCGTCTGCTCTCCGTTCAGGGCGATGCGGTCAGGGCGTTTCGCGGAAATGCACTGGGGCAGGCCCCGCGCAGCCTCCA includes:
- a CDS encoding glycosyltransferase family 2 protein — protein: MSKQHEIPAGCLSVVVPAYNEGASIAEILRLVDGRPEVGEILVVDDGSADDTCAVVEGLGLKKLRLVRQGENRGKGAAVRRGMREARCDYVIIQDADLEYEPGDYPALLAPLIAGKAGAAYGNRFHAGQPGRMSPLYYLANRVLSFYSNLLTGYRLGDMETCYKLFPRELAGKLELHEDRFGFEPEVTAELARLGVSIAQVPVAYHPRTREEGKKIGWRDGVRALLVITRSAFRRSSLAG
- the lepA gene encoding translation elongation factor 4, translated to MDQKFIRNFCIIAHIDHGKSTLADRMLDVTGALSEREKKAQFLDKMDLERERGITIKASAARLLYKDPADGQEYQFNLIDTPGHVDFTYEVSRSLKACEGAILVVDAAQGVEAQTLQNVYMAVDAGLEVIPVLNKIDLPAAEPEKVKAEIEEVIGIDAHDAICISAKSGLNVPDVLKAVVDQLPPPKGDPEKPLRALIFDSWFDSYLGVVALVRVVDGRLKKGDRIKLMSTGLNFEVTTIGAYSPHPIKLPALETGEVGFISAAIKSVSEARVGDTITTWERGATQALAGFKEPVPTVYAGIFPIDSSQYEVLKDALSKLKLNDAALAYEPETSTALGFGFRVGFLGLLHMEIVQERLEREFDLDLITTAPNVQYRVTTEDGEVCEIHKPSDLPDGKIETIEEPYIQANLYCPTDQVGAVIKLCEERRGQQKELKYLSPTRTVVVYELPFAEVVLDFHDKLKSVTRGFASFDYTPLGYRASNLVRLNILVNGEPVDALSLIVHRDKAYYKGRELAAKMKEIIHRQMFDVAVQAAIGTRVIARETVKAYRKNVTAKCYGGDITRKRKLLEKQKEGKKRMKQVGNVEIPQEAFLAVLKVD
- the lepB gene encoding signal peptidase I, with translation MSDSSDSETLISADVSFSTLRRNAKQAIREVRWVLKKHGEALQPRLREKLEEYEERLVAGIDSKDVEVLGAAYLEAADCLENEAQPFRKSAVRDYLEVIVLALLLALTSRTFIIQAFKIPSESMVPTLLVGDYLLVSKLSYGLHKPGGGWLMTWDEPERGDVVVFITPQDKDLPLLQQRDFIKRVIAVGGESVAYRNRTIYINGEPIEDPWGHFDTSPLFDRPDFGPVTVPEGHFFMMGDNRNNSEDSRVWGFAPMDLVVGKAEVIYYSHDNSLFNIRWDRVATGIE
- the tadA gene encoding tRNA adenosine(34) deaminase TadA; its protein translation is MKNSNDEDLKWMRAALRQAAAAERREEVPVGSVVVLNGEIIGRGYNLRETSHDPTSHAEIRAIRQATRRLGDWRLDGATIYITLEPCLMCMGAIKNARISRLVFGASDPKQGASKLATRARAAKDGNDKPLEVCGGVLADEASVQLKNFFRHRRSKARRS